The Schizosaccharomyces pombe strain 972h- genome assembly, chromosome: I genome contains a region encoding:
- the sla1 gene encoding La-motif domain-containing protein, translated as MSTEEQKEEIKDISSKQENSSEVPKAEEAGKVVESQKDTTSEEKKEETTEKKEDDGKKDLSFDEAEVLKQVEFYFSDTNLPHDKFLWTTSQKNDGWVPIQTIANFKRMRRFQPLEAIVNALRKSPELLEVDEAGEKVRRMIPLVRVDNKSVMERSVYCKGFGDEKDDTQIALEKFFEENAGPISAVRMRRDDDKKFKGSVFVEFKEPDVANKFLEKVKTAPLKWGEDELTIMSKKEYVDMKAELHKNDPPKFSSKRRRFDAFKEMDRQRPGKYSNRGRKFKKQRSSNASEEKPSAASE; from the exons ATGTCAACTGAAGAACAGAAGGAAGAAATTAAGGACATCTCATCTAAGCAGGAGAATTCTTCAGAGGTTCCCAAGGCCGAGGAAGCTGGAAAAGTAGTAGAAAGTCAAAAAGATACTACTagtgaagaaaaaaaggaggAAACTACtgaaaagaaggaagatgatggaaaaaaagatttatctTTTGATGAAGCTGAAGTTTTAAAGCAAGTTG aattttatttttcggACACCAACTTACCCcatgataaatttttatggACTacttctcaaaaaaatgatggaTGGGTTCCCATTCAAACAATTGCTAATTTCAAACGTATGCGTCGTTTTCAGCCTTTGGAAGCCATTGTAAATGCTCTTCGCAAGAGTCCTGAACTTCTTGAAGTCGATGAAGCTGGCGAAAAAGTACGTCGTATGATTCCTCTAGTTCGTGTAGACAACAAGAGCGTCATGGAAAGAAGTGTCTACTGCAAAGGTTTCGGtgatgaaaaagatgaCACTCAAATtgctttggaaaaattctttgaagaaaatgctGGTCCCATTAGTGCTGTCCGTATGAGAAGGGATGacgataaaaaatttaagggAAGCGTATTTGTTGAATTCAAGGAACCCGATGTTGCTAATAAATTTCTTGAGAAAGTCAAAACTGCACCTTTGAAATGGGGCGAGGACGAGCTCACTATAATGAGCAAAAAGGAGTATGTTGACATGAAAGCTGAATTACATAAAAACGATCCACCAAAGTTTAGCAGCAAACGCAGACGTTTTGACGCTTTTAAAGAGATGGATCGTCAGCGTCCTGGTAAATATAGTAACagaggaagaaaatttaagaaGCAAAGGTCATCTAACGCTTCTGAAGAGAAGCCTTCGGCCGCTTCGGAGTAA
- the ura3 gene encoding mitochondrial dihydroorotate dehydrogenase Ura3, with the protein MYQRSLFRGVAQGLKRSSVRFQSTSSGSSNGNFFLRHWKLLSVIGSFTAGVAIYDMSDVRSFIHGRIEMPLFHAFTTPEFSHRVAILAASWGITPKDRVADDPSLAVEVWGKKFCNPIGLAAGFDKQADAISGLLNFGFSYLEIGSVTPKPQPGNPKPRYFRLKPDLSVINRYGFNSIGHDAILAKIQKRVRKYIAKTSPQLLKQFDANPASCTDPAVLGVPRSLIPNKFLGINLGKNKNGNEIEDYVEGVRTFGNFADILVINVSSPNTPGLRNLQKKSALSTLLTAVVSERNKLNSPHPPVLVKIAPDLNEEELTDIADVLKKCKIDGVIVGNTTVQRPKTLKSTSHVEETGGLSGPPLKPIALNTLRTLRKHLSSDIPIIGCGGISSGKDAIEYARAGATMVQVYTALGYDGPVIAHKIKQEILAELKGKRWVDIIGKEE; encoded by the coding sequence atGTATCAACGATCTTTGTTTCGCGGTGTCGCTCAGGGTTTAAAGCGCTCCTCTGTACGTTTTCAATCTACCAGCTCTGGCTCTTCAAATGGCAATTTCTTTCTCCGTCATTGGAAGCTTTTGAGTGTTATTGGTAGTTTTACTGCCGGCGTTGCCATTTACGACATGTCCGATGTTCGTAGTTTTATCCATGGCCGCATTGAAATGCCTCTCTTTCATGCTTTCACCACTCCTGAGTTTTCTCATCGTGTCGCCATTCTCGCTGCCTCTTGGGGTATAACACCGAAGGATCGTGTAGCTGATGATCCATCTCTTGCCGTTGAAGTTTGGGGTAAGAAATTTTGCAATCCCATTGGTCTAGCTGCTGGTTTCGATAAACAAGCCGATGCTATCTCAGGTTTGTTGAACTTCGGGTTTTCCTATCTTGAAATTGGCTCGGTCACACCTAAACCTCAACCTGGTAATCCTAAACCACGCTATTTCCGCCTTAAGCCTGATTTGTCTGTAATCAATCGTTACGGTTTTAATTCTATCGGCCATGATGCCATCCTTGCTAAGATTCAAAAGCGCGTTCGCAAATACATTGCTAAGACATCTCCTCAACTATTAAAACAGTTTGATGCAAATCCCGCTTCTTGCACTGATCCCGCTGTCCTTGGCGTACCTCGTAGTTTAATTCCTAACAAGTTCCTTGGTATCAATTTAGGCAAGAATAAGAACGGTAACGAGATTGAGGATTATGTTGAAGGTGTTCGTACCTTTGGTAACTTCGCTGACATTCTTGTCATTAACGTTTCCTCTCCTAATACCCCTGGTCTTCGTAACCTACAAAAGAAATCTGCCCTCTCAACTTTATTGACTGCTGTTGTCAGTGAGCGCAATAAATTGAACTCTCCTCATCCTCCCGTACTTGTAAAAATTGCACCTGATTTGAACGAAGAAGAACTCACGGACATTGCCGATGTCCTCAAAAAGTGCAAGATTGACGGTGTGATCGTTGGTAATACTACCGTTCAACGCCCTAAGACCCTCAAATCAACTAGCCATGTTGAAGAGACGGGTGGTCTTTCTGGACCTCCTCTCAAACCTATCGCATTAAATACTCTTCGCACACTTCGTAAGCATCTTTCTTCCGATATTCCCATCATCGGCTGTGGTGGTATTTCTTCTGGCAAAGATGCTATTGAGTATGCTCGTGCTGGTGCAACTATGGTTCAAGTTTATACTGCTTTGGGATATGATGGTCCTGTAATTGCTCACAAGATTAAGCAAGAGATTCTTGCCGAGCTTAAGGGCAAACGTTGGGTTGACATAATTGGCAAGGAAGAATAG
- the mug15 gene encoding protein mug15, translating to MNVGDLKSANDLYESVRSIEGVTGVHLFRIRDAGILKSTMIPELDALTTISLDELNKSPTVFTKNLLQGCGGTDLDVPAELKRLVIFVCNILESCNEFTDLGSARLLRLTFDSCQLVIMYDSLFVVAITKDET from the exons atgaacGTTGGTGATTTGAAAAGTGCCAATGACTTGTATGAATCTGTACGCTCAATAGAAGGAGTGACTGGTGTCCATTTATTTCGAATAAGAGATGCAGGCATTTTGAAGAGTACTATGATACCAGAGTTAGACGCGTTAACCACAATTAGCTTGGATGAATTAAACAAGTCTCCTACCGTTTTcactaaaaatttacttcaAGGTTGCGGTGGAACTGATCTTGATGTGCCAGCGGAATTGAAGAGATTGGTGATTTTCGTATGCAACATTTTGGAATCCTGCAACGAGTTCACCGATTTAGGCTCAGCAAGGTTGTTACGATTGACTTTCGATTCTTGCCAACTGGTGATTATGTATG ATTCTTTGTTCGTTGTTGCAATTACAAAGGATGAAacataa
- the pof1 gene encoding F-box/WD repeat-containing protein Pof1, with translation MTTGYESVPTSEPSDNLAPRAELWQRHLLEKKEGDQSISVSAFNISSMHNELSGLSEKSRQRVEAVWAAFSEASCSERKLALQGILNNCSSSLLSFASSTLDSLVRLDFLSLLPVEISFRILSFLDARSLCQAAQVSKHWKELADDDVIWHRMCEQHINRKCEKCGWGLPLLERNTLYAAKASIQKRYERLTKRGVDQAHESSPVKKAKLDDYPTSSNEETISSVKPPSPNSDSKFFLPFKTRPWKEVYAERCRVECNWRHGRCRQVVLSGHSDGVMCLQLVRNILASGSYDATIRLWNLATFQQVALLEGHSSGVTCLQFDQCKLISGSMDKTIRIWNYRTSECISILHGHTDSVLCLTFDSTLLVSGSADCTVKLWHFSGGKRITLRGHTGPVNSVRIIRDRGLVLSGSDDSTIKIWSLETNTCLHTFSAHIGPVQSLALADSRLFSCSLDGTIKQWDIEKKKCVHTLFGHIEGVWEIAADHLRLISGAHDGVVKVWEACECVHTLKNHSEPVTSVALGDCEVVSGSEDGKIYLWLFNNAPNESPVSTQSVPISSLNGQRSNSSVQRALSSVPNYSSSLSNISTRNLNIPPSNANNDDVSIQS, from the coding sequence atgactACAGGTTATGAATCTGTTCCCACTTCCGAACCCTCTGATAATCTTGCACCACGAGCAGAGCTATGGCAACGCCATTTactggaaaaaaaagaaggtgATCAATCCATCTCCGTTTCGgcttttaatatttcttcaatgcATAATGAATTGTCTGGTTTAAGCGAAAAAAGTCGTCAACGTGTCGAAGCTGTATGGGCTGCTTTTTCAGAGGCTTCTTGCAGCGAACGTAAACTCGCTTTGCAAGGCATTTTAAACAACTGTTCGTCCTCTCTTCTCTCTTTTGCCTCCAGCACATTAGATTCTCTAGTACGCTTAGATTTTCTCTCTTTGCTCCCTGTTGAAATTTCGTTTCgcattttatcttttttggaTGCTAGAAGCCTTTGCCAAGCTGCACAAGTCAGTAAACATTGGAAAGAACTTGCTGATGATGATGTTATATGGCATCGGATGTGTGAACAACATATTAATCGAAAATGTGAAAAATGCGGCTGGGGACTTCCGTTACTCGAAAGAAATACCTTATACGCAGCAAAGGCTTCCATACAAAAACGTTATGAACGACTTACAAAAAGAGGCGTCGATCAGGCTCATGAATCTTCACCCGtcaaaaaagcaaagcTGGACGATTATCCGACGTCGAGTAATGAAGAGACTATTTCTTCTGTCAAACCACCTTCTCCGAACTCCGATTCCAAATTCTTTCTTCCCTTTAAAACCAGACCATGGAAAGAAGTATATGCTGAACGTTGTAGAGTTGAATGCAACTGGCGGCATGGTCGTTGTCGCCAGGTTGTTCTCAGTGGCCACTCTGACGGTGTTATGTGTCTACAACTTGTAAGGAACATTCTTGCTAGCGGCAGTTATGATGCCACTATACGATTATGGAATCTTGCTACCTTTCAACAAGTTGCTCTATTAGAAGGTCATAGCAGTGGTGTTACGTGCCTTCAATTCGATCAGTGTAAACTTATCAGCGGTTCAATGGACAAAACTATTCGTATATGGAACTACAGAACCTCTGAATGCATTTCTATTTTACATGGTCATACGGATAGTGTTTTATGCTTAACGTTTGACTCTACGCTACTTGTTTCTGGAAGCGCAGATTGTACAGTTAAGCTGTGGCACTTTTCTGGCGGTAAGCGTATCACTTTACGCGGTCACACAGGACCTGTCAATTCTGTCCGCATAATTAGAGATCGTGGACTTGTTCTTTCCGGTTCCGACGATTCCACCATCAAGATTTGGTCTTTGGAAACAAACACGTGTCTTCATACTTTCAGTGCTCATATTGGCCCTGTCCAGAGTTTAGCTCTTGCTGATTCGCGATTGTTTTCTTGCTCATTGGACGGCACAATAAAGCAATGGGACATcgagaagaaaaaatgtgtTCATACATTGTTTGGACACATTGAAGGTGTATGGGAAATTGCGGCAGATCACCTTCGTTTAATCTCGGGAGCTCATGATGGTGTTGTTAAAGTTTGGGAGGCTTGTGAATGTGTTCACACGTTGAAGAATCACTCGGAGCCTGTAACCTCGGTTGCTCTTGGAGACTGTGAGGTAGTCAGTGGGTCTGAAGATGGGAAAATATATTTGTGGCTTTTCAATAATGCTCCAAATGAATCTCCAGTATCTACACAATCTGTTCCGATATCTTCCCTTAATGGTCAAAGGTCAAATTCAAGTGTGCAACGAGCTCTTTCTTCAGTACCCAACTACTCATCCTCGTTATCCAATATCTCAACcagaaatttaaatatcCCACCCTCTAATGCCAATAATGACGATGTGTCGATTCAATCGTAG
- the sgf11 gene encoding SAGA complex deubiquitinating submodule subunit Sgf11, which yields MQPASLAGISCTIFENLLKDYTHELTQTVHKNAKLSLQKCPACNKHCRQYCTKPGYDIYGNSVQTPSNVPYYSCLMCKREIAASRYAAHLEKCKGRSLSNATSYSTLFEDDNADEED from the exons ATGCAGCCTGCTTCTCTTGCCGGTATT TCTTGCACTATATTTGAGAATTTGTTGAAAGACTACACCCATGAATTGACCCAAACAGTCCACAAGAATGCTAAATTATCTCTTCAAAAATGTCCGGCCTGTAACAAGCATTGTCGGCAGTATTGTACCAAGCCAGGCTACGATATATATGGTAATAGCGTCCAAACTCCTTCAAATGTCCCTTATTATTCTTGTTTAATGTGCAAGCGTGAAATAGCTGCGTCTCGATATGCTGCACATTTAGAGAAATGTAAAGGCAGGTCACTTTCAAACGCTACCTCGTACTCAACTCTTTTCGAAGATGACAATGCAGACGAAGAGGActag
- the nhp6 gene encoding High-mobility group non-histone chromatin protein, producing the protein MPRAAKSSRKKDPNTPKRNMSAFMFFSIENREKMKTDNPDATFGQLGSLLGKRWKELTSTEREPYEEKARQDKERYERERKEYDTKLANGEKTGKASAPAAAAAAKEE; encoded by the exons ATGCCTAGAGCCGCAAAATCCAGCCGTAAAAAAGATCCAAATACTCCTAAACGCAATATGTCGGcgtttatgtttttttccATTGAGAACCGCgaaaagatgaaaacaGACAACCCTGATGCCACCTTTG GCCAGCTAGGATCTTTGTTGGGCAAAAGATGGAAAGAGCTTACAAGCACAGAACGTGAG CCATACGAGGAAAAAGCTCGTCAGGACAAAGAACGTTATGAACGTGAGAGAAAAGAGTACGACACTAAACTAGCTAATGGTGAAAAAACTGGTAAAGCTTCAGCTcctgctgctgctgctgccGCCAAAGAggaataa
- a CDS encoding carboxylic ester hydrolase, whose translation MYFFTISRLTSFISYGILGALGILTFLYLYDAYLAKSFQRLVIERRSKRESLSKNLSPNDNSHNSKIDISSDYQLLNEYKVAYYLRPGIIPLNHNLAKQEVFVFLHGLGGQMSQFQKVMSYFPPTACLFSFDYWGCGLSRQAFPNQRIGSVDQLTTKGLSKLTYKVLEKLFPENTQFILIGHSMGATIASRVSKMLQTRCTALLLLNPKIRFTSKEISMIVRLRKTPNAFISLYRLLDRFHGLRSSSVTRSLSKNIKGDGDAVRAQLWLWNRQSNTKIWKTMLMGLEELLEPGFHFPKCPILILFGEFDPVSSLKDKVFFQDYPGNYTFKEIDTGHCSMLEQPSEVYNCIDSFLDKFSTTDHNI comes from the exons ATGTATTTCTTTACAATCTCCAGACTTACCTCATTTATAAGTTATGGGATTTTAGGAGCGCTTGGGATACTTACGTTTCTTTATCTATATGATGCATATTTAGCTAAGTCTTTTCAACGTTTAGTGATTGAAAGAAGGTCAAAGAGAGAGAGTCTCTCTAAAAACCTATCTCCAAACGACAATTCCCACAACTCCAAGATTGATATATCTAGTGACtatcaattattaaatgaatacAAGGTGGCCTACTACTTGCGTCCAGGCATTATACCATTAAATCATAATCTTGCTAAGCAGGAAGTGTTTGTTTTCCTTCATGGACTTGGGGGACAGATGTCTCAATTCCAAAAAGTGATGAGCTATTTTCCACCTACTGCTTGTCTCTTTTCCTTCGATTATTGGGGTTGCGGTCTGTCACGACAAGCTTTTCCAAATCAGCGTATCGGTTCAGTCGATCAATTAACAACAAAAGGACTATCGAAACTCACGTACAAGGTCCTTGAGAAATTATTTCCTGAAAATACACAATTCATATTGATTGGCCATTCAATGGGAGCAACCATTGCTTCAAGAGTGTCTAAAATGCTCCAAACTCGCTGTACCGCATTGTTGTTGCTCAATCCTAAGATTCGCTTCACAAGCAAAGAGATTTCCATGATAGTTCGTTTGAGGAAAACACCAAATGCTTTCATTAGCTTATATAGATTGCTTGATCGTTTTCATGGACTACGCAGCAGCTCAGTCACCAGGTCACTatcaaaaaacattaaagGTGACGGTGATGCTGTACGAGCACAGTTATGGCTTTGGAATAGACAGAGCAATACAAAGATTTGGAAAACAATGCTCATGGGTCTTGAAGAATTGCTAGAACCAGGGTTCCACTTTCCTAAATGTCCTATCCTTATTTTGTTTGGAGAATTT GACCCTGTTTCATCTTTGAAggataaagttttttttcagGATTATCCTGGAAATTAcacttttaaagaaattgataCTGGACATTGTTCGATGCTTGAACAGCCTTCAGAG GTCTATAATTGCATCGACTCTTTTCTTGACAAATTTTCGACAACTGATCATAATATTTGA
- a CDS encoding uncharacterized protein (conserved membrane protein with Rossmann-like alpha/beta/alpha sandwich fold, conserved in fungi and protozoa): MLNKRLTIQLPFYATQTASSSRFWRVLSPKSRTGIALYASLILLCIFFTIFSTMSHPSLQCFSPTSLVGAQPLKNLTHLIIVAGHAVWLGGSTNGEDDSEWILEPYQKGEGKVFAQHVRSGLDLLSQDDSSLLVFSGGQTRNGAGPSSEAQSYYSLSMQINSDEGLAARRTTEEFARDSLENVLFSVARFYEVTSRYPQKITVVSFDFKRDRFLNLHRKAIKFPEHKFHFVGIDPEGGVSDATREAERKNAIIPFTEDPYACSNPLLVKKRMERNPFRRQHSYLITCPELIPLLQYCPSDPSKFFNGKLPW, translated from the coding sequence ATGTTAAATAAACGCTTAACTATTCAATTGCCTTTTTATGCTACCCAAACCGCCTCATCGTCTAGATTTTGGCGAGTTCTTTCCCCAAAGTCTCGAACTGGAATAGCACTTTATGCTTCTCTAATATTGCtttgcatattttttactatatTTTCTACTATGAGCCATCCCAGTCTTCAATGCTTTAGTCCTACTTCCTTGGTAGGAGCACAACCTTTGAAAAACCTCACACACTTGATTATTGTTGCCGGTCATGCGGTTTGGTTAGGCGGGTCTACTAATGGGGAAGACGATTCAGAATGGATTCTTGAGCCCTACCAAAAGGGGGAAGGAAAAGTATTTGCACAACATGTACGATCGGGTTTAGACTTGTTATCTCAAGATGATTCCTCTTTGTTGGTTTTTTCCGGAGGTCAAACTAGAAACGGTGCTGGTCCTTCTTCAGAAGCCCAATCTTATTATTCTTTATCTATGCAAATTAATAGTGATGAAGGTTTGGCTGCCAGACGGACTACCGAAGAATTCGCCCGGGATAGCTTAGAAAATGTTCTATTTTCTGTCGCTCGTTTTTATGAAGTTACATCTAGATATCCACAAAAAATCACTGTTGTATcgtttgattttaaaaggGACCGATTTTTGAATCTGCATAGAAAGGCCATCAAATTTCCCGAacataaatttcattttgtcGGTATAGATCCGGAAGGTGGGGTTTCCGATGCTACTCGTGAAGCTGAAAGAAAGAACGCTATCATTCCTTTTACGGAAGACCCATACGCTTGTAGTAATCCACTACTGGTTAAGAAAAGAATGGAGCGCAATCCTTTCAGGAGACAGCATTCGTATTTAATCACTTGTCCTGAACTTATTCCCCTGTTACAGTATTGTCCATCAGATCCatcaaaattctttaatggAAAACTGCCTTGGTAA
- the mia40 gene encoding disulfide relay system thiol oxidase subunit Mia40 translates to MFAKNLLFRFPKCIRINGYNNMRRSLLQRNGFQAGICRKFGTATKTDVWKGRFLPIVSGVAAASLTAGYLLGKNTSNASSSQDNDHPVVGEHVHTETQSYNEPYMQRHRIEDAIEKKMTSETQPSTDEKGRKVSATENSAPKKTDKEKSSGETAGNILREQIATGKDDDEYARKFEEVEEESSEESAFNPDTGEINWDCPCLGGMAHGPCGEEFKAAFSCFVYSKSEPKGMECLDKFQAMQACFQKHPEIYQDMVGESEEEDAETNEKPSTTSDENNQPQSPPSDNASNPEEDVMNMEKEIVNLTPMSVIKEI, encoded by the exons ATGTTTGCTAAAAACTTACTTTTCAGATTTCCAAAATGTATAAGGATTAACGGTTACAATAATATGAGAAGGTCTCTACTGCAGAGAAATGGATTTCAAGCAGGCATTTGTCGAAAATTTGGTACTGCAACCAAAACTGATGTATGGAAAGGCCGTTTTTTGCCTATTGTATCTGGCGTTGCAGCTGCTTCTTTGACTGCTGGATATTTACTTGGAAAAAACACTTCAAATGCATCATCGAGTCAAGATAATGACCATCCTGTTGTAGGCGAACATGTCCATACGGAAACACAAT CGTATAATGAACCATATATGCAGCGACACCGAATTGAAGATGCCATTGAGAAGAAAATGACAAGTGAAACACAACCTTCGACTGACGAGAAAGGCCGCAAGGTCAGCGCTACTGAGAATAGTGCACCGAAGAAAACTGATAAGGAAAAATCCAGCGGGGAGACAGCTGGAAATATACTTCGAGAACAAATAGCCACTGGTaaagatgatgatgaatATGCTAGGAAATTTGAGGAAGTGGAGGAGGAGAGCAGCGAGGAGTCAGCATTTAATCCGGATACTGGAGAGATTAACTGGGATTGTCCCTGTCTTGGAGGTATGGCTCATGGTCCATGTGGAGAAGAATTCAAAGCAGCTTTTAGTTGCTTCGTTTATTCCAAGAGTGAACCAAAAGGTATGGAATGTCTTGACAAATTTCAAGCTATGCAGgcttgttttcaaaaacaccCCGAAATTTATCAAGATATGGTAGGGGAGTCTGAAGAGGAAGACGCCGAAACTAATGAGAAACCATCGACTACATCTGACGAAAATAATCAACCACAATCTCCACCCTCCGATAATGCATCTAATCCTGAAGAAGACGTTATGAACATGGAGAAAGAAATTGTTAATCTTACACCTATGTCAGTtataaaggaaatttaa
- the cdc17 gene encoding ATP-dependent DNA replication ligase Cdc17, producing MRTVFSQIPRFKQVNQYIRMSTRQSDISNFFISSASHKSEHVEVSQSSSDSKNVDGRSTSEKRKVESVKLVDESKHNNHDDTGTQNVERENNIVSEAKKQKTLGSSSSSSDAVSSNNDSGASTPIPLPIKEPPLESNARNDKLKGHATFAEMVKAFTKIENTSKRLEIIDIMGTYFFGILRDHPSDLLACVYLSINKLGPDYSGLELGIGESIIMKAIGESTGQTLQQIKLSFHKVGDLGLVAQTSRQNQPTMFKPAALTIPFLFDSLKKIAQMSGNQSQNRKIGVIKRLLSSCEGAEPKYLIRALEGKLRLQLAEKTILVALANATAQYHADKNGEKLSQQDRIEGEQILRDVYCQLPSYDLIVPHLIEHGLGTLRETCKLTPGIPTKPMLAKPTKQISEVLNTFDQAAFTCEYKYDGERAQVHFTEDGKFYVFSRNSENMSVRYPDISVSVSKWKKPDARSFILDCEAVGWDRDENKILPFQKLATRKRKDVKIGDIKVRACLFAFDILYLNGQPLLETPLNERRKLLYSMFQPSTGDFTFAKHSDQKSIESIEEFLEESVKDSCEGLMVKMLEGPDSHYEPSKRSRHWLKVKKDYLSGVGDSLDLIVIGAYYGKGKRTSVYGAFLLGCYDPDTETVQSICKLGTGFSEEHLETFYNQLKDIVISKKKDFYAHSDVPAHQPDVWFEPKYLWEVLAADLSLSPVYKAAIGYVQEDKGISLRFPRFIRIREDKSWEDATTSEQVSEFYRSQVAYSQKEKEGSPAAEDY from the exons ATGCGAACAGTATTTTCGCAAATTCCTCGTTTTAAACAAGTCAATCAGTACATACGGATGTCGACAAGGCAGTCAGACATTAG CAacttcttcatttcttctGCTTCGCACAAAAGCGAGCACGTGGAGGTTTCTCAATCGTCTTCTGATTCCAAAAATGTTGATGGGAGAAGCACAAGCGAAAAGAGAAAGGTCGAATCAGTGAAATTAGTCGACGAGTCGAAACACAACAACCACGACGACACTGGAACTCAAAATGTTGAGCgtgaaaataatattgtGTCTGAGgcaaaaaagcaaaagacTTTAGGTTCAtcctcctcttcttcagaTGCCGTATCTAGTAACAACGATTCTGGGGCATCTACTCCAATACCTTTGCCAATCAAAGAACCACCGTTAGAGTCCAATGCTCGCAATGATAAGTTAAAAGGTCATGCAACATTTGCTGAAATGGTAAAAGCATTCACAAAAATAGAGAATACTAGCAAACGGTTGGAAATCATTGATATAATGGGGACTtacttttttggaattcttCGCGACCATCCCAGCGATTTACTGGCCTGTGTGTATTTAAGTATCAATAAG TTGGGCCCAGATTACTCGGGACTAGAGCTAGGAATTGGCGAAAGCATTATAATGAAGGCTATTGGAGAGTCTACAGGGCAAACGCTTCAACAGATTAAACTATCGTTTCACAAAGTTGGTGATCTTGGTCTTGTAGCTCAAACATCCCGTCAAAATCAACCCACTATGTTTAAACCTGCAGCGCTGACaattccatttttatttgactcattaaaaaaaattgctcaAATGAGCGGAAACCAATCccaaaatagaaaaattggAGTGATCAAGCGGCTATTGAGTTCCTGTGAAGGTGCAGAACCTAAATATTTGATTCGAGCTTTGGAAGGCAAGCTACGCCTCCAACTTGCCGAAAAAACCATTTTAGTAGCATTAGCAAATGCCACCGCTCAATATCATGCTGATAAGAATGGAGAAAAACTTTCGCAACAAGACAGGATTGAAGGAGAGCAGATTCTTCGAGATGTTTACTGTCAACTGCCTTCATACGACCTTATCGTTCCTCACTTGATTGAGCATGGACTTGGTACTTTGCGTGAAACTTGTAAATTAACACCTGGAATCCCAACAAAACCCATGCTGGCTAAGCCGACGAAACAAATTTCAGAAGTTTTGAATACGTTTGATCAAGCCGCATTTACATGTGAATACAAATACGATGGCGAGCGCGCCCAAGTTCATTTTACCGAAGATGGGAAGTTTTATGTATTTTCTAGGAATTCTGAAAACATGTCTGTTCGCTATCCGGACATCTCTGTTTCTGTATCGAAGTGGAAAAAACCAGATGCTCGTTCTTTTATTCTCGATTGCGAAGCTGTCGGTTGGGACCGtgatgaaaacaaaattttaccttttcaaaaacttgcAACAAGAAAGAGGAAAGATGTGAAAATTGGGGACATTAAGGTCCGAGCATGCCTTTTCGCTTTTGACATTTTATACCTAAATGGGCAACCTCTTTTGGAAACCCCACTCAACGAGCGTCGAAAACTACTTTACTCAATGTTTCAACCAAGTACTGGAGACTTTACTTTTGCTAAACATAGCGATCAAAAGTCTATTGAATCCATTGAAGAATTCCTTGAAGAATCTGTCAAAGATTCTTGTGAGGGTTTAATGGTCAAAATGCTTGAAGGCCCGGATTCTCATTATGAACCGTCAAAACGTTCCAGGCATTGGctaaaagttaaaaaagacTATCTTTCTGGTGTTGGAGATTCTCTGGATTTGATTGTAATTGGCGCATACTACGGAAAGGGTAAACGTACTTCTGTTTATGGTGCCTTTCTTTTGGGCTGCTACGATCCAGATACCGAAACAGTTCAATCGATTTGCAAACTCGGGACTGGTTTTTCAGAGGAGCATTTAGAAACTTTTTACAATCAACTTAAAGACATTGTTATatctaaaaagaaagatttttATGCTCATAGCGATGTACCTGCGCATCAGCCTGACGTCTGGTTTGAGCCTAAGTACTTGTGGGAAGTCTTAGCTGCCGATTTATCTTTGTCTCCGGTTTACAAAGCTGCAATTGGATATGTTCAAGAGGACAAAGGAATCAGTTTACGTTTTCCAAGATTCATTCGTATTCGGGAAGACAAGAGCTGGGAGGATGCTACAACAAGTGAACAGGTTTCAGAATTCTATCGTTCGCAGGTGGCTTACAgtcaaaaggaaaaagaagggTCCCCAGCTGCCGAAGATTATTAA